The stretch of DNA CTAACCCGTCAATGGGCGTGTTAACATCTGCTGGGTTTTTGGTTGCCTAAGCTGCTTTTGTTGAGCCTATAAATAGAGGGGGGGTAGACGTGGCTGAGCAACAGTTACCTCTTTGTTTGCGCCGCAAGCATCTTTTCCGCCAGCTGCAGCTCCGAGACAGTGTTGATATTCACTGCCAGTTCCTCATCATCCATCAGGAAGATATCTTGGTCAAGCCACTCATCGCCGTAGCGTTTGCTGCCGTCGATAACGTTGATGCCTACGGGAACCACGTCTTGGTCGTCAGCTTTGAAACTGTATTCGATGCACATGCCCAAACGCGCCTTAACCTGTAGCGGAACCGCCACCGTCAACGCGGGCTTGCCGCAGCGCATATACCGCTCCATCACCGCATCAATCATGCCGCCACGGACAAGCGGCAAATCCGCGGCTATAGCCAAAAACACACCTAGCCTAAGCGTCTGAACCGTGTAACCCATATCCGAAACGTAATCTTGTCCCGGAGTCTGGATGACTTCCACGCCAAGCTGCCGCATAAGCGCCGTTGTTTTAGGTGTAACAGCGGTTGTCGCTACAACAATTTTGTCAATTGACTTAGCCTCCTTAAGCGCCGCAAGCACATATTCGATGGCGGGTTTGCCGCAGACGGGAATAAGAGGCTTCTCCATAGGCAGCTTCATGCGGGTACCCTTGCCCCCCGCCATAACCACGGCAACTACCATAACGCCACCGCCAAAAGCACAACGACGGCAACCAATCTTGAAAGCTCGTTGGTGGCGCCGAAAACGTCACCTGTCACGCCGTTAAAGTTGCGGTGAGCAAAAGCAACCATAACCAAACCCGTGATGACTGCGGCAAGCACCGCAAAGACGCCAATCCAGCCTAGCAGCGGCACCGCTATGCTAAAGGAAATCGCCAGCGCCGCCAGCAGCCGCCAGTTGCCTCCAGCGCCATGCATTGCTTGCAGAAACGGCGAGTTCATGCCTTCATGGACGGATTTGCCTGCCCAAGCCGCCACCACCATCGAAAGCTTCGCCGACAGCTCCACCACCAGCACCGCTGGGAAAATCAGGGGCACTGCGATGCCCAGGTAGATTACGCTGTCGCCCAGCGATGCAAAAGCGAAGGCTGTGATTAGGTAAGTTATCAAAGTTAAGCCGATGGCGCCTGCACCCGTAAGTTGGTCATGCATAACCTCAATCTTCTTTTCTGCGCTGCCATGCACCATGATGCCGTCGCCGAAATCCAGCAGTCCATCAGTGTGATGCAGCCCAGTCATCCAGAGCAGCAGCCCCAAAACCAAAGCGCCCACCACGAGGCTGGGCAGATACTCAATTGCAACCCACCCAAACAGGCCCGCCAGCAGCCCCAGCAGGGCGCCGATGAGGGGGAAAGCCCACATGTTGCGTGCGCAGTCCACCAGCAGGTGCTCGTCCATCTGCACTGGAAAAACGGTTAGGAAGGATAGGAGGTTTTTAAGTTGCCTAAGTACCAAGCGCGCTCACTTTTTCTGCATCAGTGAGGCATAATTACGTTCTATTTCCTTAAGAAGGATGCGCTTGTCAACCGCGCCGCCGCTCTTAGCCATCGCCGCTATGGAGGCTCCGCCTGCGCCCACGCCCTCCTTAACCAGCCCTGTCTCGTAGATTTGCAAACCCGGATACTGGGAGACACCGAAATCTAGATCCGCAGCTAACACGGGAACCTCGCAGAATTGGCGGATGATGCCGCAGATGTCGCTGGTTTTATCGTGAGCTACCCAGCGGGTGGTGCCCACGGCAACGTTACATAAAGACTTTGGACTCAACGCATTAATGACTGCCAGAACAGCGGTCATCTGGGTGCCGCCCGCCATCAACACAGGCGCCTGCCGACTGCCGCCGATAACCAAGCCTGCAACAGCAGCCATCATCGGGTCACCTACAGCCGAAACCGCCTTGATAGGGTCGCCTCTGAAGCTGCCGAATTTCTCAGCTGCCGCCTTCAAACCAGCCGCAACCACCGCTTCCTTGAGGCTATGGGGATTCTGGGGAAGGGTGCTGCTGACTTTTCCATAGGCATCCACGCCCATCGCGGTCAGCACGCCCAGCGCTGTGGTTGTGCCGCCGGGGATGGATTCGCCGATAACCAAGTAATCCGCGGCCTTGGCCAGCTGTTCACCGACGACTTTGGCGCGTTCGATTACTTCTTCGACGTTGTCGACGGCGTCGCCGCTTCGTATGTCGCGTCCGGGGCTTCCGTTCACGTCAAGGTAGGGGATTTGGGGCTTCACTTTGACGCCGCCATTGACCACCAAGACGGGTATGTCGGCTAGATGCAGCGCCGAAGTAGTTATGAGCGCGGGGGTGGGGATGCCGTCGGGTGTGATGGGAACGCCCTGAATGCTTCGGCATCTGCCTAAAAGCAGAAGCTCAGCGTCCGCGGGAGGAGTGAAATCCGTAAAATCGGGGTTTGCGCCCGCCGCTGAAAGCCCAGGAATCTTGCCCGTTTCGGTGGTGGCTATGGTGGCGATGAAGAGGGGAGTTTTGCCTTCGATTTCATCTAGGAAGGCTTTTGCCTTCAACTCGTTATTAGCAAATATAACATCCATGCTGGTTCAGCCTTACTTTGGGGTAACTTTCCACTTCTTGATTTCTAAGTACCCAAAGCCATTATCTAAGCGTTTCTTCTCCGCCTCAACAACCTCGACCTTCTGGCTAAAGCCAGGTCCATCGGTGATGACGGTGTGGTATTCGCCGCCTTCTCCGCATGGGTCCACGCCGGGTAATTTGAGGATGTCATCGTAGAATTGGCGATCCAACACGCGTCCCAGCCAATCCAAGCTGAGCTCGCGGTTGGTGCGCACGACGGTGGCTTTGAAGCCCGACTTGAGGTAGTCAAGGTAAATCTGTTTAGTATCCCCCATCCACAATGGCTTCACCGGTGTCAAACCAACTTCACGGCAGATCCTGCCCAGCCAACCTTCCTCGTGCCCCGCGACCTCATAGATGTCGCCTGTGACAAGGCCCTCTGCACCCTGCTTCTTGAAATCTGAAAGGACGGCTTTGAAGTCGGCTTCGTAGGTGGCTGGCGAGGTGGTTTTTTTTATGTGGGGTACCCCAATGGCTTTTGCTTGGGCGTCTAGGATGCCGGTGGGGATCATGTGGAAGTTGGATTTTTCCGGGTTCATCATCATCGTTAGGAGTGAGAGGACTTGGTGGCCTTGCTGGACTGCAAGGTAGTATGCGTAGGCGCTGTCTTTGCCGCCGCTCCATGAAGCTACAACTTTCATTGGTTTTTATCTCCTGAATGGTTTGGAACGTTTAAGCAGTAAATCAAGGTTTTTCTTGCCAAACATTTAGTTAACCTGCCCGCTGATAAAACTTTGCTTGAATCTTGGGCGGTTTTCTTTATGTTTAGCAAATATTCACCCGACAATGGATGGTTTATCCATCATATTTCATATAAGGCTTACGGAAAAACCCCAGCGCCCCAACCAACCCTCAGAGACACAAAAAGGGAATTCCGCGGAAAAAACCGCATGCGCATCTAAATGGTGGGGAAGAACGGCGACGGATACGCCAAACCGAAAAGCAAACCCACCACGATACTGAGCACCACAAAGATTATCCACGCCAATATCGCAATGAGGATCGCGCGTAGCCAACCCGTGTCAAAGCTTGCCTTATACACCCATATCCACGCCAGAAACGCCAGTAGGTAGGCGATTATGTAAGCAGTTGCTCCGATAAGTGCCCCCAGCAGAAGACTCGCAAGAACCATAACGATAACGTAGATGATTGGCCCCGCCAGCGTCGCAAGCAATGCCTGCCCAAAGGTGGCTCTGCCGCCGGTGACGGCTTTCCCTGCAAGCCACACGGGAATCGACGTTACAATCCAGATGATAATCAATTCAAGGATGAATAAAAGCAGACTTTCCAGAGACATACTCGCAAAATCCAAACTTAAAACCTCTAAGAGTGTTCTGTTTAACGCGGTATTTATGGCTTGCTGGATTAGAGATGTGGCTAACGAGCTTGCCTAAGCAGACACCGCAGAAACCCACGCAACACTTAAAACACACCTCTACCAGTAAACCCCAAGGTTAAAAACATG from Candidatus Bathyarchaeota archaeon encodes:
- a CDS encoding NTP transferase domain-containing protein: MVVAVVMAGGKGTRMKLPMEKPLIPVCGKPAIEYVLAALKEAKSIDKIVVATTAVTPKTTALMRQLGVEVIQTPGQDYVSDMGYTVQTLRLGVFLAIAADLPLVRGGMIDAVMERYMRCGKPALTVAVPLQVKARLGMCIEYSFKADDQDVVPVGINVIDGSKRYGDEWLDQDIFLMDDEELAVNINTVSELQLAEKMLAAQTKR
- the cobS gene encoding adenosylcobinamide-GDP ribazoletransferase, producing MVLRQLKNLLSFLTVFPVQMDEHLLVDCARNMWAFPLIGALLGLLAGLFGWVAIEYLPSLVVGALVLGLLLWMTGLHHTDGLLDFGDGIMVHGSAEKKIEVMHDQLTGAGAIGLTLITYLITAFAFASLGDSVIYLGIAVPLIFPAVLVVELSAKLSMVVAAWAGKSVHEGMNSPFLQAMHGAGGNWRLLAALAISFSIAVPLLGWIGVFAVLAAVITGLVMVAFAHRNFNGVTGDVFGATNELSRLVAVVVLLAVALW
- a CDS encoding TIGR00303 family protein, with the translated sequence MDVIFANNELKAKAFLDEIEGKTPLFIATIATTETGKIPGLSAAGANPDFTDFTPPADAELLLLGRCRSIQGVPITPDGIPTPALITTSALHLADIPVLVVNGGVKVKPQIPYLDVNGSPGRDIRSGDAVDNVEEVIERAKVVGEQLAKAADYLVIGESIPGGTTTALGVLTAMGVDAYGKVSSTLPQNPHSLKEAVVAAGLKAAAEKFGSFRGDPIKAVSAVGDPMMAAVAGLVIGGSRQAPVLMAGGTQMTAVLAVINALSPKSLCNVAVGTTRWVAHDKTSDICGIIRQFCEVPVLAADLDFGVSQYPGLQIYETGLVKEGVGAGGASIAAMAKSGGAVDKRILLKEIERNYASLMQKK
- a CDS encoding diphthine--ammonia ligase, giving the protein MKVVASWSGGKDSAYAYYLAVQQGHQVLSLLTMMMNPEKSNFHMIPTGILDAQAKAIGVPHIKKTTSPATYEADFKAVLSDFKKQGAEGLVTGDIYEVAGHEEGWLGRICREVGLTPVKPLWMGDTKQIYLDYLKSGFKATVVRTNRELSLDWLGRVLDRQFYDDILKLPGVDPCGEGGEYHTVITDGPGFSQKVEVVEAEKKRLDNGFGYLEIKKWKVTPK